In the Thermodesulfobacteriota bacterium genome, one interval contains:
- the lpxB gene encoding lipid-A-disaccharide synthase: MDKPSKRILVVAGEASADLHGSSLIKAIKEFTPNVHFYGVGGQRIKEAGVNILFDSSDMAVVGVMEVFSKLKTIIRAFRKLKKSLKVNQPDLVILIDYPDFNLHLAKFARKRGIPVLYYISPQVWAWRRRRVKKIARLVNKLLVILPFEASFYEEQRIDVEFVGHPLIDIAKPKFSREKALERFNLDKDRITIGLFPGSRKSEVRLLLPEMLKAAEILNKRLGSLQFVLPVASTINKIQIEKIIGNTCNTVRVNVITDNSYDAINISRVVIVASGTATLEAAIINSPMVILYKVSPLTYLIGKLMIKVENIGLVNLVAQRRVVSELIQHDVTPERIADEVLKILEDSELYSRIKNELTWVKEKLGAPGASFKAARIATGMMGIEPLHLT; the protein is encoded by the coding sequence ATGGATAAGCCTTCAAAGAGAATTTTGGTAGTAGCAGGAGAGGCTTCTGCGGATCTTCATGGCTCTAGTTTAATTAAGGCTATAAAGGAATTTACCCCTAATGTACATTTCTATGGTGTCGGAGGGCAAAGAATAAAGGAGGCAGGCGTTAATATTCTGTTTGATTCCTCTGACATGGCGGTAGTTGGGGTTATGGAGGTATTCTCCAAATTAAAGACGATAATAAGAGCATTTAGAAAGTTGAAAAAATCGCTGAAGGTAAACCAACCAGACCTGGTAATTTTGATTGATTACCCGGATTTTAATCTTCACCTTGCAAAGTTTGCCAGAAAAAGAGGTATCCCGGTTCTATACTATATTAGCCCACAGGTGTGGGCATGGAGAAGGAGGAGAGTGAAAAAAATTGCCAGACTGGTGAATAAACTGTTAGTAATTCTCCCTTTCGAAGCCTCTTTTTATGAAGAACAAAGGATTGATGTTGAATTTGTGGGACATCCTTTGATTGATATTGCAAAACCGAAGTTTTCCAGAGAGAAAGCCTTAGAGAGATTTAACCTTGACAAGGATAGGATAACCATAGGGTTGTTTCCTGGAAGCAGGAAGAGCGAGGTTAGACTTCTTCTGCCCGAAATGTTAAAAGCTGCTGAGATATTAAACAAGAGACTGGGAAGCCTGCAGTTCGTATTACCGGTTGCCTCTACTATAAATAAAATCCAAATAGAAAAAATCATCGGTAACACCTGTAACACCGTAAGGGTCAATGTTATTACAGATAACAGTTATGACGCTATAAATATATCCAGGGTAGTAATAGTGGCTTCCGGAACAGCTACTCTGGAAGCTGCCATAATTAATTCTCCCATGGTTATCCTGTATAAAGTTTCTCCTTTGACGTATTTGATCGGTAAGTTGATGATAAAGGTTGAGAATATTGGACTGGTAAACTTGGTGGCACAGAGAAGAGTTGTATCTGAATTAATCCAGCATGATGTTACTCCAGAGCGAATAGCAGACGAAGTCCTTAAAATCCTCGAAGATAGTGAGTTGTATTCCAGGATCAAAAATGAATTAACTTGGGTTAAGGAGAAACTGGGTGCCCCCGGAGCTTCTTTTAAGGCTGCCAGAATAGCTACAGGAATGATGGGAATTGAGCCTTTACATTTGACATAG
- a CDS encoding glycosyltransferase family 39 protein — MERYKKLFFILLIVTTVLRLSVIGKIGLGDDEAHYFAWSQYLGLSYFDHPPMVAYLIAMFTKIGGINEFSVRIGAVIFFFFTSIFVFLLAKDIFNDNRVGFFSALLLNLTPVFSVLEAILILPDTPLGLCWVIALYLLYRAVKEEKSSLWYLAGCVAGLGLLSKYNALFLFPSVFIFLLLSEKNRFWLTRKEPYISLVIALLIFSPVIMWNIKNGWASFGFQLSRGYGGTFEFSPKWFVAGLAGQMGYISPFLFFASIYAIVIGGYRGIVKRDDRYLFLFSFSVVILLFFAGLSFFKKVLPHWPTLGFVTAFILLAQLTLESFGKKTGSSRIRLLVATYLVLVTAVLFSALMPAQALFKIIPLPVEVDGTNELYGWPKAGERILEIYGKMSQRNKTFIFTHRPVLAGHIAFYTGARFRIYCLNDYVDQYDFWHGPDDFIGGDAIFLADNRYSKDPREVYKGTFSSIEAELPLKIYRNGEHIRTFYIYKCYNYRTSNSKSLG, encoded by the coding sequence ATGGAAAGATATAAAAAGTTATTCTTTATCCTGCTTATAGTTACAACTGTGCTTAGACTGAGTGTCATAGGAAAGATTGGTCTGGGAGACGATGAGGCACATTATTTTGCATGGTCTCAATATTTAGGTCTCTCATACTTTGACCATCCCCCCATGGTTGCTTACCTGATAGCTATGTTTACAAAAATTGGAGGGATAAATGAATTCTCAGTCAGAATTGGGGCTGTAATATTTTTTTTCTTTACCTCTATTTTTGTTTTCCTTCTTGCAAAAGACATTTTCAACGATAATAGGGTAGGCTTTTTTTCAGCTCTTTTGCTGAATTTAACACCGGTATTTAGTGTATTAGAGGCAATACTTATACTGCCGGATACTCCTCTGGGGCTCTGCTGGGTTATAGCTCTTTATCTTCTTTACAGGGCTGTAAAAGAAGAGAAGTCGTCTTTGTGGTATCTGGCAGGTTGCGTGGCAGGTTTAGGACTCTTAAGTAAATACAACGCCCTTTTTTTATTCCCCTCTGTTTTTATTTTTCTCCTATTGTCTGAAAAGAATAGGTTTTGGCTTACCCGTAAAGAACCTTATATATCATTAGTTATTGCCCTTTTAATATTTAGCCCTGTTATAATGTGGAATATTAAAAATGGATGGGCATCCTTTGGATTTCAGCTTTCCCGTGGCTATGGAGGCACCTTTGAATTTTCTCCGAAATGGTTTGTTGCTGGTTTGGCAGGACAGATGGGTTATATCTCTCCTTTCCTGTTTTTTGCATCCATTTATGCCATTGTTATTGGTGGGTATCGAGGAATTGTAAAACGAGATGATCGTTATCTTTTTCTTTTTTCTTTTTCGGTTGTAATTCTGCTTTTTTTTGCTGGTTTAAGCTTTTTCAAGAAAGTATTGCCTCATTGGCCAACTCTCGGGTTTGTTACCGCATTTATTCTTCTAGCTCAGTTAACATTGGAATCATTTGGAAAAAAGACTGGCAGTAGTAGAATACGTTTGCTTGTGGCGACTTATCTCGTTTTAGTAACTGCCGTTCTATTCTCCGCTCTTATGCCTGCCCAGGCACTTTTCAAAATTATACCCCTTCCTGTAGAAGTAGACGGAACCAACGAATTATATGGATGGCCCAAAGCTGGAGAAAGGATTTTAGAGATATATGGTAAGATGTCTCAGCGCAATAAGACTTTTATTTTTACCCATCGTCCTGTTCTGGCTGGCCATATTGCGTTTTATACCGGCGCCAGGTTCAGAATATATTGCTTAAATGACTATGTCGATCAATATGACTTCTGGCATGGTCCTGATGATTTTATAGGCGGTGATGCAATCTTCTTAGCAGACAATCGATATAGCAAGGACCCTCGCGAGGTATATAAGGGTACGTTTTCGTCTATAGAGGCTGAGCTGCCCCTAAAAATCTATAGAAACGGAGAACATATAAGGACTTTTTATATCTACAAGTGTTATAATTACAGAACGTCCAACTCCAAATCCCTGGGGTGA
- a CDS encoding DegT/DnrJ/EryC1/StrS family aminotransferase — MLISMVNLKVQYEIIKDEIDRAIKEVLEDGNFILGPSVEKLEKEIASYLGVKYAVGLASGTDALHLALLACGVRKGHDVITTPFTFVSTVETIVSVGATPIFVDIDPRTYNIAPEKIKEFIDKKTSFNEKEKILINKENGNQIRAILPVHLYGQSADMEHIVNLCSKYNLVLIEDCAQAFGSEYKGRKVGTFGEIGCLSFFPSKNLGCYGDGGMIITDSQDLADKIRILRNHGSKMKYYYLEMGFNSRLDEIQSAILRVKLGKINKFNELRRKNASLYNDYLREVDIITPYEDRDVKHVYHQYTIRTRYRDKLTKYLRDEGIASAVYYPLPLHQQPVFKSLGFNADDLRNSESASLEVLSLPMYPELTEEHIQIVCKTIKNAMSTTIG; from the coding sequence ATGCTGATTTCTATGGTTAATCTCAAAGTTCAGTATGAAATAATTAAGGATGAAATTGACAGGGCTATTAAAGAAGTGTTGGAGGATGGGAACTTCATTTTAGGCCCGTCAGTAGAGAAACTTGAGAAAGAAATTGCGTCTTACTTAGGAGTGAAATATGCTGTTGGTCTTGCATCAGGTACTGATGCGTTACACCTGGCACTTCTTGCGTGTGGGGTAAGAAAAGGACACGATGTAATAACTACCCCCTTTACCTTTGTTTCCACTGTAGAAACCATTGTTTCTGTAGGAGCGACCCCAATATTTGTGGATATAGATCCCAGGACATATAATATTGCCCCTGAAAAGATTAAAGAATTTATCGATAAAAAAACATCCTTTAATGAGAAAGAGAAAATATTAATAAATAAGGAAAATGGAAATCAGATAAGGGCTATTCTACCCGTCCATCTTTATGGACAATCTGCGGATATGGAGCACATTGTAAATCTATGCAGTAAGTACAATCTTGTACTTATAGAGGATTGTGCTCAGGCATTTGGTTCTGAATACAAAGGGAGAAAAGTGGGGACTTTTGGCGAGATTGGATGCCTCAGCTTTTTCCCAAGCAAAAACCTGGGTTGTTACGGTGATGGAGGTATGATTATTACCGATAGTCAAGACCTGGCAGATAAGATTAGAATCCTGCGAAACCATGGAAGTAAGATGAAGTACTATTATCTTGAGATGGGTTTCAATAGCAGGCTTGATGAGATCCAATCAGCAATCCTGAGGGTAAAGCTAGGGAAAATAAATAAATTCAATGAGTTACGTCGCAAAAATGCCAGTCTTTATAATGATTACCTTAGGGAGGTAGATATAATAACACCCTATGAGGATAGGGATGTTAAACATGTATATCACCAGTATACGATTAGAACCAGATATAGAGATAAATTAACAAAATACCTTAGAGATGAGGGTATTGCTTCGGCTGTTTACTATCCTCTTCCCCTTCACCAACAACCAGTGTTTAAGAGTTTAGGCTTCAATGCAGATGACCTGAGGAACAGTGAATCGGCATCTCTTGAAGTATTGTCACTACCTATGTACCCCGAGTTGACAGAAGAGCATATCCAGATAGTCTGTAAAACAATAAAAAATGCAATGTCAACTACCATCGGCTAA
- a CDS encoding glycosyltransferase family 9 protein: protein MKLRLDCKHFVGEKPCRYKLLCEDCDKYTPMGRRILIIKLAAMGDVLRTTPVLRGFKRKYPESHITWLTDENAYGLLKENPLIDRLLVFNVETILRLEVEKFDLLLCLDKEPRATALAIKVRAKEKLGFGMSPEGNLFPLNEESLYLVKLGLSDPLKFEINAKTYPELIYEASRLKYQQDEYILTIPDKDMDYARSFLLRHGISGDALIVGLNTGAGDIFANKAWTVDGFVELIKTISSEINGKIILLGGPNEVKRNREIYSRVGNLVYDTGCDNSLQQFSSLINLCDMVVSGDSIAMHIAIALGKLVVAIFGPTCAQEIELYGRGRKILSKLECSPCYKRECNKEINCMNTIGLEEVYQAVVDLLKDNGKI, encoded by the coding sequence ATGAAACTAAGGCTCGATTGCAAGCACTTTGTAGGTGAAAAACCATGCAGATACAAATTGCTATGCGAAGATTGTGATAAATACACACCAATGGGTAGACGGATATTGATAATAAAATTGGCTGCTATGGGAGATGTATTGAGAACCACCCCTGTTTTAAGAGGGTTTAAGAGGAAGTATCCCGAAAGCCATATTACATGGTTAACTGACGAAAACGCATATGGTTTGCTTAAAGAGAATCCATTGATAGATAGGCTATTGGTTTTTAATGTCGAAACCATCCTCCGACTGGAAGTAGAAAAATTTGATTTGCTTTTGTGTCTCGACAAAGAACCGCGAGCAACCGCTTTGGCTATAAAGGTCAGGGCAAAAGAAAAATTAGGTTTTGGAATGAGTCCCGAAGGTAATCTCTTTCCTTTAAATGAAGAAAGTTTGTACCTGGTTAAATTAGGTCTATCCGACCCATTAAAATTTGAGATTAACGCCAAAACTTATCCTGAGTTGATATATGAGGCATCAAGGTTAAAATACCAGCAGGATGAATACATCCTGACCATCCCTGATAAAGATATGGATTATGCCAGGTCATTTTTATTAAGGCATGGAATTAGTGGAGATGCTTTAATTGTTGGATTGAATACTGGTGCAGGAGATATATTTGCAAATAAGGCATGGACAGTTGATGGCTTTGTCGAATTGATTAAAACTATAAGTTCAGAGATAAATGGGAAGATAATTCTTCTGGGTGGCCCTAATGAAGTTAAACGGAACAGGGAGATATACTCAAGGGTTGGGAATCTTGTTTATGATACTGGTTGTGATAACTCCCTGCAACAATTCTCTTCCCTGATAAATCTCTGCGATATGGTGGTAAGTGGTGATAGCATTGCTATGCACATAGCTATAGCACTTGGAAAACTTGTAGTTGCTATTTTTGGGCCCACCTGTGCTCAAGAGATTGAACTCTACGGTAGGGGCAGGAAGATACTTTCGAAACTGGAATGTAGCCCCTGTTATAAAAGGGAATGTAATAAGGAAATTAACTGCATGAATACAATAGGCCTGGAGGAGGTTTACCAGGCTGTGGTAGACCTGCTTAAGGACAATGGAAAGATATAA
- the lptF gene encoding LPS export ABC transporter permease LptF, which produces MKRTISFYLIKEIMGPFFIGLLIFTFIFLMNSILRLTELVVNKGVKLIDISKLILYAIPSFLVFTLPMALLMAVLAALGRLSGDNEITAMKVSGIGIYQLVAPIMIFSLVCSVLTTFVAVYALPWGNSSTSELIFNIARSKVNIGIKERTFSSDFKGLVLYVNEIAVRGEKLKGILVSEKGETGEPNTIVAREGYLISDPKSLIITLRLIDGKIHRASKDLNTYQEIGFSTYDINLDLGTIIKEQGDFTKEYSAMSIGELKRKIEELRGKKKNLYHPLQVLYEKFSLPFACLVFGLVAIPLGIQSRPSSKFWGFILSLGVILTYYVFLTFGEILAKNGEIPLPIALWAPNFFIGILGIYMLYKTANDLPINFVVWMERILYKVGFKH; this is translated from the coding sequence ATGAAAAGGACTATAAGTTTTTATCTTATAAAAGAGATTATGGGGCCTTTTTTTATTGGGCTTTTGATATTTACCTTCATTTTTTTAATGAACAGTATCTTACGATTAACTGAATTGGTGGTAAATAAAGGAGTAAAACTTATTGACATTTCAAAGTTAATTCTGTATGCCATACCGTCCTTTCTTGTGTTTACCCTTCCCATGGCTCTATTAATGGCGGTTTTAGCTGCCCTTGGAAGACTTTCTGGAGATAATGAGATTACTGCAATGAAGGTATCTGGAATAGGCATATACCAGCTGGTTGCTCCGATAATGATTTTCTCTCTGGTTTGTTCGGTCTTAACTACCTTTGTGGCAGTTTATGCCCTTCCCTGGGGGAACAGCTCTACCAGTGAGTTGATCTTCAATATCGCCAGAAGCAAGGTAAACATTGGTATAAAAGAGAGGACATTCAGCAGTGACTTTAAGGGGTTGGTTCTTTATGTGAATGAAATAGCTGTCAGGGGTGAAAAACTAAAAGGAATTTTAGTTTCTGAAAAAGGGGAAACAGGGGAACCCAATACTATTGTTGCCAGAGAGGGCTACCTAATCTCTGATCCAAAATCTCTCATTATTACTTTGAGATTGATTGATGGGAAGATTCATAGGGCAAGTAAGGATTTGAATACATATCAGGAGATCGGTTTCAGTACTTACGATATAAACCTGGACTTAGGAACGATTATAAAAGAGCAAGGGGACTTTACCAAGGAATACAGTGCAATGTCAATCGGTGAACTAAAAAGAAAGATTGAAGAGTTAAGAGGAAAAAAGAAGAACCTTTACCATCCTTTACAGGTACTATATGAAAAGTTCTCTCTACCTTTTGCCTGTTTAGTATTTGGTTTAGTTGCAATTCCATTAGGTATACAATCCAGACCATCCAGCAAATTTTGGGGATTTATACTTAGTCTGGGAGTAATACTGACCTACTATGTTTTCCTTACATTTGGAGAGATTTTAGCCAAGAATGGTGAGATCCCTCTCCCCATCGCATTATGGGCGCCAAATTTTTTCATTGGTATATTAGGAATATACATGTTATACAAAACAGCCAATGATTTGCCCATTAATTTTGTAGTGTGGATGGAACGTATTTTATATAAAGTTGGATTTAAACACTAA